Proteins found in one Kineosporia sp. NBRC 101731 genomic segment:
- a CDS encoding ABC transporter permease, whose amino-acid sequence MSTGIKARRWLGRHALHIYGVLAFAYIFTPIAYVMVFSFNQPARSNLTWRGFTLENWTNPCNAPDVCNALGNSLKIGVASTVIATVLGTMVAFALARYRFRGRTTTNLLIFLPMATPEVVLAASLLTLFLNMRVQLGFTTIIIAHVMFSISFVVVAVKARIASLDPRLEQAAQDLYANEFETFRRITLPLVAPGIAGAALLAFSLSFDDFIITNFVSGDVNTFPKFVYVSAGRGIPADAYVIGSAMFLLAMAIVLAAELFRWRRAKNI is encoded by the coding sequence ATGAGCACCGGGATCAAGGCCCGTCGCTGGCTCGGCCGTCACGCCCTGCACATCTACGGGGTGCTGGCCTTCGCGTACATCTTCACGCCGATCGCCTACGTGATGGTGTTCAGCTTCAACCAGCCCGCGCGCAGCAACCTCACCTGGCGTGGTTTCACGCTGGAGAACTGGACCAACCCCTGCAACGCCCCGGACGTCTGCAACGCCCTGGGCAACAGCCTGAAGATCGGCGTGGCCTCGACGGTCATCGCCACGGTGCTCGGCACGATGGTGGCGTTCGCGCTGGCCCGCTACCGGTTCCGCGGCCGCACGACCACCAACCTGCTGATCTTCCTGCCGATGGCCACGCCCGAGGTGGTGCTGGCCGCGTCGCTGCTCACGCTGTTCCTGAACATGCGGGTGCAGCTGGGCTTCACCACGATCATCATCGCGCACGTGATGTTCAGCATCAGTTTCGTGGTGGTGGCCGTGAAGGCCCGGATCGCCTCGCTGGACCCACGGCTCGAGCAGGCCGCACAGGACCTCTACGCCAACGAGTTCGAGACCTTCCGCCGGATCACGCTGCCGCTGGTCGCGCCCGGGATCGCGGGGGCCGCGCTGCTGGCGTTCAGCCTGTCGTTCGACGACTTCATCATCACCAACTTCGTCTCCGGCGACGTCAACACCTTCCCCAAGTTCGTGTACGTGTCGGCGGGGCGCGGCATCCCGGCCGACGCGTACGTCATCGGCTCGGCGATGTTCCTGCTGGCCATGGCGATCGTGCTGGCGGCGGAGCTGTTCCGCTGGCGGCGGGCCAAGAACATCTAG
- a CDS encoding ABC transporter permease: protein MAAIASRPDTAEELPTATGRQLRTVLILLVPGLLWLGIFFVVPLFTLAGTSTQTPSGSGIPGEFVQTFHLSNYWDVISEYKGHFGRSFLYSILATVLCLAIGYPLAYLIAFRAGRARNLLLVLVVAPFFTSFVLRTLAWRQILSDDGWVVSSLKWVHVIPQDMAVTASPLAVVAGITYNFLPFMVLPLYSSLERIDPRLIEAGGDLYGNGFAVLRKVTFPLSMPGVVAGTLLTFIPASGDYVNAALLGNNRTTMVGNVVESRFFRVVDYPTAAALSFILMAIILVLVVLYVRRAGTEELV, encoded by the coding sequence ATGGCCGCCATCGCCTCCCGGCCCGACACCGCCGAAGAGCTGCCGACCGCCACCGGCCGTCAGCTGCGCACCGTCCTGATCCTGCTGGTCCCGGGCCTGCTCTGGCTCGGCATCTTCTTCGTCGTGCCCCTGTTCACCCTGGCCGGCACCTCGACCCAGACCCCCTCGGGCTCCGGCATCCCCGGCGAGTTCGTCCAGACCTTTCACCTGTCGAACTACTGGGACGTGATCAGCGAGTACAAGGGCCATTTCGGTCGCTCGTTCCTCTACTCGATCCTGGCCACGGTGCTGTGCCTGGCGATCGGCTACCCGCTGGCCTACTTGATCGCGTTCCGGGCCGGCCGCGCCCGCAACCTGCTGCTGGTGCTGGTCGTGGCCCCGTTCTTCACCAGTTTCGTGCTGCGCACGCTGGCCTGGCGGCAGATCCTGTCCGACGACGGCTGGGTGGTCTCCTCGCTGAAGTGGGTACACGTCATCCCGCAGGACATGGCGGTGACGGCCAGCCCGCTGGCCGTGGTCGCGGGCATCACCTACAACTTCCTGCCGTTCATGGTGCTGCCGCTGTACTCCAGCCTGGAGCGCATCGACCCGCGGCTGATCGAGGCCGGGGGAGACCTCTACGGCAACGGTTTCGCGGTGCTGCGCAAGGTCACCTTCCCGCTGTCGATGCCGGGGGTGGTCGCCGGCACGCTGCTGACGTTCATCCCGGCCTCCGGCGACTACGTGAACGCCGCACTGCTGGGCAACAACCGCACCACCATGGTCGGGAACGTGGTGGAGAGCCGCTTCTTCCGCGTCGTCGACTACCCGACCGCCGCTGCTCTCAGCTTCATCCTGATGGCGATCATCCTGGTGCTCGTCGTGCTCTACGTGCGCCGCGCGGGAACGGAGGAGCTCGTATGA
- a CDS encoding ABC transporter ATP-binding protein translates to MATAEAGGDLRLSGVTKRFSAFTAVDGIDLTIAQGEFFAMLGPSGCGKTTTLRMVAGLEEPTEGSIHLGDLDVTHKKPYQRPVNTVFQNYALFPHLTIFENVAFGLRRRGAKDVKKQATDALDLVELGHLAQRKPVQLSGGQQQRIALARAVVNRPQVLLLDEPLGALDLKLRRQMQIELKRIQTEVGITFVHVTHDQEEAMTMADRVAVMNHGKIEQLGAPSDLYEAPDTTFVANFLGQSNLVPGTRSGTDGEYVVVESYGQKARILRRRCVEGTDLLLGVRPEKIRIQEAGDAVPPGLNRLTGGVVVDASYLGVSTQYLVRLPWGQNLTVFSQNLGIAERFRDGSAVTLVWEPDHSFGLAGDATAGVDEEAAALAAAASAPASQS, encoded by the coding sequence ATGGCGACTGCGGAAGCAGGCGGAGACCTGCGGCTGAGCGGCGTGACCAAGCGGTTCTCGGCGTTCACCGCCGTCGACGGCATCGACCTGACGATCGCGCAGGGCGAGTTCTTCGCCATGCTCGGGCCGTCGGGCTGCGGCAAGACCACCACGCTGCGGATGGTGGCGGGACTGGAGGAACCCACCGAAGGGTCCATCCACCTGGGCGATCTCGATGTCACGCACAAGAAGCCGTATCAGCGGCCGGTGAACACGGTGTTCCAGAACTACGCCCTGTTCCCCCACCTGACGATCTTCGAGAACGTCGCGTTCGGCCTGCGCCGACGCGGTGCGAAGGACGTGAAGAAGCAGGCCACCGACGCCCTGGACCTGGTCGAGCTGGGGCACCTGGCCCAGCGCAAGCCGGTCCAGCTCTCGGGCGGTCAGCAGCAGCGCATCGCTCTGGCCCGCGCTGTGGTCAACCGGCCGCAGGTGCTGCTGCTCGATGAGCCGCTGGGTGCTCTGGACCTGAAACTCCGCCGCCAGATGCAGATCGAACTCAAGCGGATCCAGACCGAGGTGGGCATCACCTTCGTGCACGTCACGCACGACCAGGAAGAGGCCATGACGATGGCCGACCGGGTCGCGGTGATGAACCACGGGAAGATCGAGCAGCTGGGAGCTCCGAGCGACCTCTACGAGGCGCCGGACACCACCTTCGTGGCGAACTTCCTGGGTCAGTCCAACCTGGTGCCGGGCACCCGGTCGGGCACCGACGGCGAGTACGTCGTGGTGGAGAGCTACGGACAGAAGGCGCGGATCCTCCGGCGCCGCTGCGTCGAGGGGACCGATCTGCTGCTCGGCGTCCGGCCCGAGAAGATCCGGATCCAGGAAGCAGGGGACGCCGTTCCCCCAGGTCTCAACCGGCTCACCGGCGGAGTGGTCGTCGACGCCAGCTACCTCGGCGTCTCCACCCAGTACCTGGTGCGTCTGCCGTGGGGGCAGAACCTCACCGTGTTCTCCCAGAACCTGGGTATCGCCGAGCGTTTCCGCGACGGCTCCGCGGTGACCCTGGTCTGGGAACCGGACCACAGTTTCGGCCTCGCCGGTGACGCCACGGCCGGGGTCGACGAGGAAGCGGCCGCGCTGGCCGCGGCGGCTTCGGCTCCGGCCTCGCAGAGCTGA
- a CDS encoding FAD-dependent oxidoreductase, with translation MARNRQTRSWAGGSLTGASRVPLWLDNAGAPAPRGSLDADLLVDLLVVGGGFTGLWAALQAVEENPGRSVALVEAGSLGWAASGRNGGFCSATLTHGLSNGLSRWPGEMALLERLGRENLDGIEQSIARHGIDCGWTRAGEMTAAVEPWQVDDLAESVRVAQQLGGRATMVDAVGARAVAGSHTYLAGAVDPDSTAVLDPARLVWGLADAVERLGVTIVEGTRVVGLRDEGTRVAARVCTGLDTGLASAPESSVVREFTVRASRVVLATNVFPNPLRRLRPFTVPVWDHVLATEPLTDRQWDDLGWHGGQGISDAGNQFHYYRTTPDRRVVWGGYDALYYYGSDLAQRRMRRDDTEKRLAEHFFTTFPQLRGVRFSHAWGGAIDTSTRFTALWARALGGKVASVNGFTGLGVGASRFGARVALDLLEGTENERTRLSMVRRPPLPFPPEPVRWAGIELTRASLARADASNGHRNLWLRTLDRLGLGFDS, from the coding sequence ATGGCACGGAACAGGCAGACGAGGTCCTGGGCCGGTGGCTCCCTGACCGGGGCCAGCCGCGTCCCGCTCTGGCTGGACAACGCCGGTGCACCCGCTCCCCGCGGGAGTCTCGACGCCGACCTGCTGGTCGATCTGCTCGTCGTGGGTGGCGGTTTCACCGGCCTGTGGGCGGCGCTCCAGGCAGTGGAGGAGAATCCGGGACGATCCGTCGCCCTGGTCGAGGCGGGTTCCCTCGGGTGGGCGGCCAGCGGCCGCAACGGCGGGTTCTGCTCGGCCACCCTGACGCACGGCCTGAGTAACGGGCTGTCCCGCTGGCCCGGTGAGATGGCGCTGCTGGAGCGTCTGGGCCGGGAGAACCTCGACGGCATCGAGCAGTCGATCGCGCGCCACGGCATCGATTGCGGATGGACGCGGGCGGGCGAGATGACCGCTGCGGTCGAGCCCTGGCAGGTGGACGACCTGGCCGAGTCGGTGCGCGTCGCACAGCAGCTGGGTGGCCGGGCGACGATGGTGGACGCGGTGGGCGCCCGGGCGGTCGCCGGTTCCCACACGTACCTGGCGGGTGCGGTGGACCCGGACTCCACGGCGGTCCTCGATCCGGCCCGCCTGGTGTGGGGGCTGGCCGACGCGGTCGAGCGGCTCGGGGTCACGATCGTCGAGGGGACGCGCGTGGTGGGTCTGCGCGACGAGGGGACGCGGGTGGCGGCCCGGGTCTGCACGGGTCTGGACACCGGTCTGGCGTCGGCCCCGGAATCTTCGGTCGTGCGGGAGTTCACCGTGCGGGCGAGCCGGGTGGTGCTGGCGACCAACGTGTTCCCGAACCCGCTGCGCCGTCTGCGCCCGTTCACGGTGCCGGTCTGGGACCACGTGCTGGCCACCGAACCCCTCACCGACCGGCAGTGGGACGACCTGGGATGGCACGGTGGGCAGGGCATCTCAGACGCCGGCAACCAGTTCCACTACTACCGCACCACGCCCGACCGGCGTGTGGTCTGGGGCGGCTACGACGCCCTGTACTACTACGGCTCGGACCTGGCCCAGCGCCGCATGCGCCGGGACGACACCGAGAAACGCCTGGCCGAGCACTTCTTCACCACCTTCCCGCAGCTGCGGGGCGTGCGGTTCAGCCACGCCTGGGGTGGTGCCATCGACACGAGCACCCGGTTCACGGCGCTCTGGGCCCGGGCGCTCGGGGGCAAGGTGGCGTCGGTCAACGGCTTCACCGGTCTCGGCGTGGGCGCGTCCCGGTTCGGTGCCCGCGTGGCCCTGGACCTGCTGGAGGGCACCGAGAACGAGCGCACCCGGCTGAGCATGGTGCGCCGGCCCCCGCTGCCCTTCCCCCCGGAACCCGTGCGCTGGGCCGGGATCGAGCTGACCCGCGCGAGCCTGGCCCGCGCCGACGCCTCGAACGGCCACCGCAACCTCTGGCTGCGCACCCTCGACCGCCTGGGCCTCGGCTTCGACAGCTGA
- a CDS encoding MFS transporter yields the protein MTQAPPSSASPWAPLRRPVFRTLWTAQLASNVGAWMQSVGAQWFLVEHSHSASLVALVQTASLLPVLALSLPAGVLADSLDRRRLLVVTTALSAVAATVLVGLDATGVLAPWSLLTATFALGCLSALTSPAWQAIQPELVPREEIPAAASLGSVTVNAARAIGPAAAGLIVGFTGPWSVFALNALSFIGVLVVLLRWDRPQRPAPLAHERFGEALLAGTRYVRSAPGVRRILLRAGLFAVPACALWALLPTVATGTLGLGSGGYGVLLGVLGAGAVLGVFALPALRRRLSSSWLLAGSAITYAVGCAAPALGSVWLLVPVFLVTGTAWIVTLTTLNAALQLSLAGWVRARGVAFYLLVFMGGQGVASFVWGLVADAIGSSDALLIAAGLLVLTGLSVTVLPLRAATGTLDRTVTALSSGAPELVFEPDPTDGPVTVEIEYTVRPGEAAAFVTAMKGVERSRRRTGAISWRLERGGENDHTYREQFAVRSWGEYTRAGQERWTGFDHETLDAALTHVEGTARSCHYFPVP from the coding sequence GTGACGCAGGCTCCCCCGTCCTCCGCCTCACCGTGGGCCCCGTTACGGCGACCGGTCTTCCGTACGCTCTGGACCGCGCAGCTCGCGTCCAACGTCGGAGCCTGGATGCAGAGCGTCGGGGCCCAGTGGTTCCTGGTCGAGCACTCCCACTCCGCGAGCCTCGTCGCCCTGGTGCAGACCGCGTCCCTCCTTCCCGTTCTAGCGCTCTCCCTGCCGGCCGGGGTGCTCGCCGACTCGCTCGACCGCCGTCGCCTGCTGGTCGTCACCACCGCGCTCTCCGCGGTGGCTGCCACCGTCCTGGTCGGGCTCGACGCCACCGGGGTCCTGGCTCCGTGGTCGCTGCTGACCGCGACCTTCGCCCTCGGTTGCCTGTCCGCCCTGACCAGTCCCGCCTGGCAAGCGATCCAGCCGGAACTGGTTCCCCGGGAGGAGATCCCGGCAGCCGCGTCGCTGGGAAGCGTGACCGTCAACGCCGCCCGGGCGATCGGCCCGGCCGCCGCCGGCCTGATCGTCGGGTTCACCGGCCCCTGGTCGGTGTTCGCCCTCAATGCCCTGTCGTTCATCGGCGTGCTCGTGGTGCTGCTGCGCTGGGACCGCCCGCAGCGCCCGGCCCCACTGGCCCACGAGCGGTTCGGCGAGGCTCTGCTGGCCGGCACCCGATACGTTCGCTCAGCCCCCGGGGTACGCCGGATCCTGCTGCGCGCCGGGCTCTTCGCGGTTCCGGCCTGCGCCCTCTGGGCGCTGCTGCCCACCGTCGCCACCGGCACGCTCGGCCTCGGGTCGGGCGGGTACGGCGTGCTGCTCGGGGTACTCGGGGCCGGAGCCGTGCTCGGCGTCTTCGCCCTCCCGGCCCTCCGCCGGCGGCTGAGTTCCTCCTGGCTACTGGCCGGCTCGGCGATCACCTACGCCGTGGGCTGCGCCGCGCCCGCCCTGGGTTCGGTCTGGTTGCTCGTGCCGGTGTTCCTGGTCACCGGCACGGCCTGGATCGTCACGCTGACCACCCTGAACGCCGCCCTGCAGCTGAGCCTGGCCGGATGGGTACGGGCCCGGGGCGTGGCGTTCTACCTGCTCGTCTTCATGGGCGGTCAAGGCGTCGCGTCGTTCGTCTGGGGCCTGGTGGCCGACGCCATCGGCAGCTCGGACGCCCTCCTGATCGCCGCGGGCCTGCTCGTCCTCACCGGCCTGAGCGTGACCGTGCTGCCGCTGCGCGCGGCCACCGGCACGCTGGACCGCACCGTCACCGCTCTCAGCTCCGGCGCACCGGAGCTGGTGTTCGAGCCTGACCCCACCGACGGCCCGGTCACCGTCGAGATCGAGTACACGGTGCGCCCCGGCGAGGCGGCGGCGTTCGTCACCGCGATGAAGGGCGTGGAACGGTCACGGCGCCGCACCGGCGCGATCTCCTGGCGACTGGAACGCGGCGGCGAGAACGATCACACCTACCGCGAGCAGTTCGCCGTGCGCTCGTGGGGCGAGTACACCCGCGCCGGACAGGAACGCTGGACCGGCTTCGACCACGAAACCCTCGACGCCGCCCTGACCCACGTGGAGGGCACCGCTCGCTCCTGCCACTACTTCCCGGTGCCGTAG
- a CDS encoding spermidine/putrescine ABC transporter substrate-binding protein — protein sequence MTQRRRPLSPEATAVIRAQRGFSRRSLLGGTGALGLGAALAACGTAGTTTGSSDSKPAAAQDTSAKDKMVNWANWTLYLDYDENSKSYPTLEAFQKQTGIEATYDEAIEDNDSYYGKIQGQLRNGQDIGKDVIVFTDYMAARVIEQGYVQKLDLANIPNSKNILDNLKTVDFDSGRQHSLTWQSGYAGLAWNKEKLPQGIKSVDDLWRPSLKGRVEVLSEMRDTLGLIMLGQGVDISGDFSSDDFGNALDVLEKQLNEGQIRQVKGNSYKEDLISGDAVAVIGWSGDITQLNAENGDKWGFVIPEAGGTLWSDNMLVPIGSPHKANAEALMNYYYEPEVAAEVAAYVNYICPVKGAQDIMAASKDKELAALASNANIFPTAADLAKVKVFRTLKGAEQTDFTSEFQRVLGN from the coding sequence ATGACCCAGCGTCGTCGTCCGCTCTCCCCCGAGGCCACGGCCGTGATCCGGGCGCAGCGGGGTTTCTCCCGCCGCTCCCTGCTCGGAGGCACCGGTGCGCTCGGCCTCGGCGCCGCCCTGGCCGCCTGCGGCACCGCGGGCACCACCACTGGTAGCAGTGACTCCAAACCCGCTGCCGCGCAGGACACGTCGGCCAAGGACAAGATGGTCAACTGGGCCAACTGGACGTTGTACCTGGATTACGACGAGAACAGCAAGTCCTACCCGACGCTCGAGGCCTTCCAGAAGCAGACCGGGATCGAGGCCACCTACGACGAGGCCATCGAGGACAACGACTCGTACTACGGCAAGATCCAGGGGCAGCTGCGCAATGGCCAGGACATCGGCAAGGACGTCATCGTCTTCACCGACTACATGGCCGCCCGGGTGATCGAGCAGGGCTATGTGCAGAAGCTCGACCTCGCCAACATCCCGAACAGCAAGAACATCCTCGACAACCTGAAGACCGTCGACTTCGACAGCGGCCGTCAGCACTCCCTGACCTGGCAGTCCGGCTACGCGGGCCTCGCCTGGAACAAGGAAAAGCTGCCGCAGGGCATCAAGAGCGTGGACGACCTGTGGCGGCCCTCGCTCAAGGGGCGCGTCGAGGTGCTCTCCGAGATGCGTGACACCCTCGGCCTGATCATGCTCGGCCAGGGCGTCGACATCTCCGGCGACTTCAGCAGCGACGACTTCGGCAACGCCCTCGACGTGCTCGAGAAGCAGCTCAACGAGGGCCAGATCCGCCAGGTCAAGGGCAACTCCTACAAGGAGGACCTGATCTCCGGCGACGCGGTCGCGGTGATCGGCTGGTCGGGTGACATCACGCAGCTCAACGCCGAGAACGGCGACAAGTGGGGTTTCGTCATCCCCGAGGCCGGCGGCACGCTGTGGAGCGACAACATGCTCGTGCCGATCGGCTCGCCGCACAAGGCGAACGCCGAGGCCCTCATGAACTACTACTACGAGCCCGAGGTGGCGGCCGAGGTGGCCGCCTACGTGAACTACATCTGCCCGGTCAAGGGCGCCCAGGACATCATGGCCGCCAGCAAGGACAAGGAGCTGGCCGCGCTCGCGAGCAACGCCAACATCTTCCCGACGGCCGCGGACCTGGCCAAGGTCAAGGTCTTCCGCACGCTGAAAGGCGCGGAGCAGACCGACTTCACGTCCGAGTTCCAGCGCGTGCTCGGTAACTAG
- a CDS encoding aspartate aminotransferase family protein: MTDALTQALQDKSRDHLWLHFTRHSGYFGEAPDPVPVIVKGEGHHIWDSTGRRYIDGLAGLFVVQAGHGREKLAEAAAKQAKELAYFPLWSYATPPAIELAEKLAGHAPGDLNRVFFTTGGGEAVETAWKLAKQYFKLKGKPGKTKVISRAIAYHGTTQGALSITGIPSLKEAFEPLVPGGFRVPNTNIYRAEPHWRDDPKGFGRWAADRIAEAIEFEGPDTVAAVFLEPVQNAGGCFPPPPGYFERVREICDQYDVLLVSDETICAFGRVGGMFACTEMGYVPDMITCAKGMTSGYSPIGAMIASEKLFEPFRQDSTYFPHGYTFGGHPVSAAVGLANLELFEEEGLLENVRVNGPVFRATLEKLRDLPIVGDVRGEGFFYGIEMVKDKTTRETFNDEESERLLRGFLSKALFDAGLYCRADDRGDPVIQLSPPLTIGPAEFDEIEGILRSVLTEAWNRL, translated from the coding sequence ATGACCGACGCTTTGACCCAGGCCCTCCAGGACAAGTCCCGGGACCACCTCTGGCTGCATTTCACCCGGCACTCGGGGTATTTCGGGGAAGCACCCGACCCGGTGCCGGTCATCGTGAAGGGCGAGGGGCACCACATCTGGGACTCCACCGGCCGTCGGTACATCGACGGACTGGCCGGGCTTTTCGTGGTGCAGGCCGGTCACGGCCGGGAAAAGCTCGCCGAGGCCGCCGCGAAGCAGGCCAAGGAGCTGGCCTACTTCCCGCTCTGGTCGTACGCCACGCCGCCCGCGATCGAGCTGGCCGAGAAGCTGGCGGGCCACGCGCCGGGCGATCTGAACCGCGTCTTCTTCACCACCGGCGGCGGTGAGGCGGTCGAGACCGCCTGGAAGCTGGCCAAGCAGTATTTCAAGCTCAAGGGCAAGCCGGGCAAGACCAAGGTGATCTCGCGGGCGATCGCCTACCACGGCACCACCCAGGGCGCCCTGTCGATCACCGGGATCCCCAGCCTGAAAGAGGCTTTCGAGCCTCTGGTGCCAGGCGGATTCCGGGTGCCGAACACGAACATCTACCGCGCCGAGCCGCATTGGCGCGACGACCCCAAGGGTTTCGGTCGCTGGGCCGCCGACCGCATCGCCGAGGCGATCGAGTTCGAGGGCCCCGACACCGTGGCCGCCGTGTTCTTGGAGCCGGTACAGAACGCCGGCGGTTGCTTCCCGCCGCCGCCCGGCTACTTCGAGCGGGTGCGCGAGATCTGCGACCAGTACGACGTGCTGCTGGTGTCGGACGAGACGATCTGCGCCTTCGGCCGGGTCGGTGGCATGTTCGCCTGCACCGAGATGGGCTACGTGCCCGACATGATCACCTGCGCCAAGGGCATGACCAGCGGTTACTCCCCGATCGGCGCGATGATCGCGAGCGAGAAGCTGTTCGAGCCGTTCCGCCAGGACTCCACCTACTTCCCGCACGGCTACACCTTCGGCGGGCACCCGGTCTCGGCGGCCGTGGGCCTGGCCAACCTCGAGCTGTTCGAGGAGGAGGGGCTGCTGGAGAACGTACGGGTGAACGGCCCGGTCTTCCGCGCCACCCTGGAGAAGCTGCGCGACCTGCCGATCGTCGGTGACGTGCGGGGCGAGGGCTTCTTCTACGGCATCGAGATGGTGAAGGACAAGACCACCCGGGAGACGTTCAACGACGAGGAGTCCGAGCGTCTGCTGCGCGGATTCCTCTCCAAGGCGCTGTTCGACGCCGGTCTGTACTGCCGGGCCGACGACCGGGGCGACCCGGTGATCCAGCTGTCCCCGCCGCTCACGATCGGGCCGGCGGAGTTCGACGAGATCGAGGGCATCCTCCGGTCCGTCCTGACGGAGGCGTGGAACCGACTGTGA
- a CDS encoding Lrp/AsnC family transcriptional regulator, translating to MPAPGRSASQPLDETSKQIIEQLQEDGRRPYAAIGKAVGLSEAAVRQRVQRLLDGGVMQIVAVTDPLQVGFTRQAMIGVRVDGEIEPVADELSAMSEVDYVVVTAGSFDLLVELVCEDDDHLLDLVSRQIRGLSGVRSTETFVYLKLRKQLYNWGTR from the coding sequence GTGCCGGCGCCCGGCAGGTCCGCCTCGCAGCCTCTCGACGAGACCTCGAAGCAGATCATCGAACAGCTGCAGGAAGATGGCCGACGCCCGTATGCCGCCATCGGCAAGGCCGTGGGCCTGTCCGAGGCGGCCGTCCGGCAGCGCGTCCAGCGCCTGCTCGACGGTGGGGTCATGCAGATCGTCGCCGTCACCGATCCCCTGCAGGTGGGTTTCACCCGGCAAGCCATGATCGGTGTGCGGGTCGACGGGGAGATCGAGCCGGTCGCGGACGAACTGTCGGCGATGTCCGAGGTGGACTACGTCGTGGTCACCGCCGGCTCGTTCGATCTCCTGGTCGAGCTGGTGTGTGAAGACGACGACCACCTCCTCGACCTGGTCAGCCGCCAGATCCGTGGCCTGTCCGGCGTCCGCAGCACCGAGACCTTCGTCTATCTCAAACTCCGCAAACAGCTCTACAACTGGGGTACCAGATGA